The genome window ccttgtaggtgaggagaagtaccttaaaatctattcttgattcaACAGGGAGAAGTacatacaggagtaatatgtcctgcagcattctgaatcaactggagaggcttaagagacttAATGTGACCTCAGGGTGTCAGTATGTCAGTAAAATATAGTTTGAGTACTTAAAACTGTACTTTTATATATTATTGTCAATAGGTTATTAAGACATGTATCAATGTTAAAACGTTATTTTATCGTAGTTTTTGGTGCTGGATTAATTtgcaatttattttcaatttgttgATCGATCGATTAATTAGTAAAAATGGCGAGACATGGCGTGACAATTACCCAGAGCCCAGAACCCAGAGTGACCCCTTCACCGCTAatcatgaaatgttttattgtgaataaaTTCTCCACCCATCAAAATAGTTCAATCAATTTGTAGATTAAGTTCCTCACATTTTACGTACTTTACTACAGTAATGTGGGCGGCTCAGTCACATTCTAACCATTACAAAAGCAGAGCATAACattcttttaaatcattttcgtctgttttactttgaaggggAAATCGTTGTGTTTCCGGTTAATGCGTCGTTGTGACGCAGGTGCGGTTGCTGTTTGCTGTTGAACGTCGTTACATTCCACCGACACCAGCGGGATGCCGGACCGACGACCGCGCGCCAATAACGCACCAGAGTGACTGGAAACGGGACACTTACTTCAATATACTGTCACTGTTAATCCACACGGCGAGTCAGTGAGCAACGGCTAGCTAAGGTTACTCAACTAGAACTAGCTAACGGTTACTCAACTAAACTAACTAACGGTTACTCAACTTGAACTAGCTAACGGTTACTCAACCTAAACTAACGGTTACTCAACTTGAACTAGCTAACGGTCACCGGGATGTCGGAGCACACACTGTTCGACCTGTTGAATGACGCCATCGAGACGCCGCATAAAGGAGTCGTCAACTTCAGCGCCCTGCACGCGCTGCTCCACGCCGTGCTGCGCCGGCTGGACGCGCGGGACGCCCCGTGGAAGGATGCGCGTGACACCCCGTGGAAGGACGCGCGGGACACCCCGTGGAGGGACCCGGAGCGGGGCGGTGCTGGGGAGCTGAAGGTTGAGCCCGGCGAGGAGCTCCAGCAGCGGATAGcctcgccttcctcctcctccggaccGGCGGCGGGCGACCAGCTGACCCGGATCCGGACCTGCGAGGACGGCGTGTTCAAGGTGAGAGCAGCGACTCCTTTAAATCAGAACTTCTCCTTTATGAAACGAGTTTTACAAAGTCAACGTGTTTTATTTACTGCACGTTTATCTCGCGCTAAAATCAAAGTGCTGCCAAACTTTTAAAACGACAAATGAAACTTTTTAGTCCTATTGAGTCAGTCCCATTGCAAACCGTATCTTCATTCACTAAATACTGAATCTGTATCTATGATGCTTTGTTTTGTATATTcagtacatatatacatatatatatgtgtgtacaaGTACCTCAAACCTGTACTGTGTACTTTGTTACTCCCCCTGGGTATGTTGCCCTGGAGGCCACGCCCCACTCCGTGACGTCACAGCAGGTGTTTTGCTCCTGTccgatgaggaggagcagcagcagagagcctGTCGCTCTTTAAAGCAGCAGCTCTCTGTGAGCACGGCAGCATCGTATCAGGCCGCCGATGACGGAGCGCAGCACATCGTCCCCCGGATATCTCAAATGACCTGTCCCCCCGAGGATCGTCCCCGGGCCGAAACACACTTCTATGTCTCAAAGACAAACCCATAAACCGAAATGATGAGGAGGTACGCCGATGTTAGAGGTGGAGGTGTTGTCTGTGACACTGCACCCGTTTCCTGAGCAACCCCCCCTTCCGTGTGTTGGGGGTAATTAGTTGCAGGGAGGACTGTGGTTGTCAGGGGAAGAATGGCTCTCAGGGGGTGGGGCAGGTGATGCTCCCCTGAATCATTCATGTCCTCTGTGGGCATCGTGTGGGTCATCTGCCGTATCCACTGACTTAACTATGAGGTGTGACctggcgtccccccccccatcacacccCGTCTGCATCAAAGTGAACCGGCAGTGAACGGCTGACTGCTCCAGCAGAGACGACAAGTTAAAGAGTAGTGAAGAAGAGTTATGAGTCCTGCCCCCCAGGAGGTCCTCGTTCTGGTTTGTTTGTTAGAAACAGGAGACAAAACTCCGGCTCTGAAGGGTGGAGCCGAAGCTCCATGTGGacaagctgcattctctgtagtgaccaccagggacGACCCCTCTGGTCCCAAAGAAGTCTATGCCGGTCAGTGAGGGGACGCCGGTCAGTGAGGACGTCTGTCAGTGAGGGGACGCCGGTCAGTGAGGGGACGCCGGTCAGTGAGGACGTCTGTCAGTGAGGACGTCTGTCAGTGAGGGGACGCCGGTCAGTGAGGACGCCGGTCAGTGAGGGGACGCCGGTCAGTGAGGGGACGCCGGTCAGTGAGGACGTCTGTCAGTGAGGACGTCTGTCAGTGAGGGGACGCCGGTCAGTGAGGACGTCTGTCAGTGAGGGGACGCCGGTCAGTGAGGGGACGCCGGTCAGTGAGGACGTCTGTCAGTGAGGACGTCTGTCAGTGAGGGGACGCCGGTCAGTGAGGACGCCGGTCAGTGAGGGGACGCCGGTCAGTGAGGGGACGCCGGTCAGTGAGGACGTCTGTCAGTGAGGACGTCTGTCAGTGAGGGGACGCCGGTCAGTGAGGGGACGTCTGTCAGTGAGGGGACGCCGGTCAGTGAGGGGACGCCGGTCAGTGAGGGGACGCCGGTCAGTGAGGACGTCTGTCAGTGAGGGGACGCCGGTCAGTGAGGGGACGCCTGTCAGTGAGGGGACGCCGGTCAGTGAGGGGACGCCGGTCAGTGAGGGGTCACGCAGCGGGACGGCACTCATTAACAAGCTGTTAGTCATTCTGAGGCTCTGTGCGGCCGCTCTGCATCACTGATGTCACAAGTTAAACACAGACTCACATCCCAGGAATGTCTCTTGTTTCAGTGGACACAcaaacccccacacacacgtttactttGCCAACAAACCCTGGAATTAAAATATGCTGTTAGAGAAGGGACAGCTGATGTGGAATGAAGCCGTCTCATGTGGAGACCTCTGGCTtaggcctagtttatgcttctgtgttttcagagagacgcaaggacacgcagacgcaagagccccctGCGTGTTTTCGTGCGTCGACCCGTTTTTCTAGACTAgtgtcgaaagcgacgcaagtcTCCTGCAGCCCGCGAGGCTGTGATGGGTCTACATTCCATctcgtgtcatttagctggcgcttttatccaaagcgacttacaataagtgcattcaacctcaaataagccaatttacaacttgctatagataagtggcgttacaagtacaatttaagtgctacaatttgttagtggaggtaaagtctgaagaggtgtgtctttagtttgcggcggaagatgtgaaggctttcGGAGAAAGAGTCATcacagctgaagcttttattgATGATGTAATGTAACTTACATGACATCAtgtttgcccagggagcaattaggggttaggtgtcttgctcagggacactttggcagctgggactcgaaccagcaaccctctctgtgttttgctctcagtgagcaGGGACGAGCACATACCAGGGTCCCGGTCAGtcggtgcagctgtttgttcaGCTGCAACCACGACTCCATCGTCTGTTTTCAAAgtgacagtgattgacaggtgatgacAGGGGGCGTGTGCCAGCTTTGGTCAAACCATCCTGGTGTGAGGAGGGGGTTCAGGGGTTACATGGTGAAGACATTTTTATCCAGTGGGAGCggagcttctcctctctggagcGCCACAATGCTTTGCTGAACCCGCTGCAGGGAAGGGGGGCCGGGGGAAGAGAACACTGCTCGCAGGTTCTTCGCTCTAAACTTGGTGTCCAATGACTGATAAGTGTTGGTGTCATGTGACTTtaggccatgaagctcattgaGGAGCTGCGTGAACAAAGAGTCCAcctgaaggaggagatgaaggagctCTGCCACCAACAGAAGGTGAGACGCTTCACAAgataaatgtgtgtatgtatatatacatgtatgacTAAACGTCTCCTTCCTCAGTGTCTTATTTCATTCACATTAAATGTGGCCTGTTTTTAATACAATGTTAACTATAATCTCTAGTACAGATCCTGTAGAGTTGAGAAGCCTGAGGCCACGTTAACGTTGTTGCAGATGCGTGATAACCACGCTACCTCTTGCTGCAGGACgtctcctctgtgttgtgtcctgcAGGTGGAAGCTGACCCCTCCCAGGTGCAGACGTGCCCTCTCCGTGTGGATGCTCTGGAGGAGACTGTGGTGAGGCAGCCGCCTGCTTCAGGTCACATTAGTTGTTGCTCTTACTTTTTTCCACCAATGCTCATCAGTCTGACCTCTCGGGTTTCCACGGAGACAGAGGTCTCTGAGGGACACGTTTCAGAAGTACCCGGACCCGGAGGCCCTGAGGGGCGTCGGCCAGCTGGAGGCGCGCGTTACTGCGCTGGAAGGAGGGAAGGCAGACCGGGAACAGCTGACTCAGCTCAGAGAGCGCATCACCACCACGAGTGAGTGTCTCCGTCTGCTTGTCCCCCGCGGCCACAACCGCTCAGTCACACCCTGCTTAGCTCCGCCGCACTCAGGAGACCTCGGCATTCCTCCGCCGTTTAGTGTGATATTACCCCacgtggtggtgtgtgtgttattaccccacgtggtggtgtgtgtgttattaccccatgtggtgtctgtgtgttattaCCCCAtgtggtgtctgtgtgttattaCCCCATGTGGTGTGTACTTGTCCTCACGGTGTCATATTGTGCGTGTAGGTTCTCCGGGTTCCTCCGAGGACGTTGTGGATCAGCTGAACGAGCAGAGATCTCTGATCAACGGCCTGATGGGAGACCGGCAGAAGGTGGGTGAGAGAATTGAGCTTCCAGAGGACGCACCAGCGTCTCATGCTGACTGTACCATGTGTCTGTCCAAAGCTGGACAGTCTAGAGGACATGCTCATGAACCTCAGCAGCCAGGACAAAGACACCGGCTCAGTGTCCCCAGACAGCACAGCAGCTCATGAGCTCAGGCAGCAGGTGTCCTCCCTCAGGTAGGACAGGTGcacacagacagcagctttTGTAATGGTCCTCCTTTGAGATCACAGAGGGGACAAAGACGCACTCAGCCGGACAGTAGAGTTTATCAGATATTTAGGTGGAGCTGTTCTATTTGTTTGTACTCTCATCACTTGGCCCCGTACGTCCACCTGTTGACACACGTTCATGTTCATCATGCGAAGGAAGTCTgtgaagaaggtggaggaggacatgAAGCAGCTGGAGGCCGTGCAGGCTGTAtgtggggagaggaggacagacggaGGGCTGCAAGATCAGGTCAGATGGGAGGGGGAGTCAGGGGGAGTCAGCTGATGGGAGCagggccagcagcagcactgtAGACAAACGTCACACTACCAATAGAGAGTCATTCCCCACCGACGCTGGAGAGACGCTGGCCACACATCGTCTAATGCAAACTCTCTGCCCTCTGACCTCAGCTGGACGACCTGCGCGGCGCGTTGAAGGACGCGGTGCAGTCCATGACCTCCCAGCTGGCCGGAAGCCAGAGCGGACAAAGCTCGGAGGGCAGGAAGCTGAGccggctgctgcagcagcaggagcagctgcaggacgcGGTGAGCGGCCTCCTGCAGCGGCCTGCAGGCAGCACAGAGGCAAGCGAACCCCGTTAACAGCTACTAGCATTCTCCTGGTCATCCGCTTCACGCaggtatcccagcatgcattgcctgagaggagagggagaagcaggTGTCATGAGTACTGTACTGGTTCAGCACCACGCTGGTAACATTCTCTGACTCACTGTTGAAGGTTTAAAGAGATCTAAATAGATTCATTCTGGGGGTATTTCAAACTGACTCAAGTGACATCACTGGAGGCGGAGTTCCCTCTGGAGACGTTAAAGGACTTCACTACTTTAGCAACACATG of Gasterosteus aculeatus chromosome 11, fGasAcu3.hap1.1, whole genome shotgun sequence contains these proteins:
- the LOC120828417 gene encoding glutamine-rich protein 2 isoform X1 — translated: MSEHTLFDLLNDAIETPHKGVVNFSALHALLHAVLRRLDARDAPWKDARDTPWKDARDTPWRDPERGGAGELKVEPGEELQQRIASPSSSSGPAAGDQLTRIRTCEDGVFKAMKLIEELREQRVHLKEEMKELCHQQKVEADPSQVQTCPLRVDALEETVRSLRDTFQKYPDPEALRGVGQLEARVTALEGGKADREQLTQLRERITTTSSPGSSEDVVDQLNEQRSLINGLMGDRQKLDSLEDMLMNLSSQDKDTGSVSPDSTAAHELRQQVSSLRKSVKKVEEDMKQLEAVQAVCGERRTDGGLQDQLDDLRGALKDAVQSMTSQLAGSQSGQSSEGRKLSRLLQQQEQLQDAVSGLLQRPAGSTENAVVASEVQKVILQLQAKCENLHESISILNEDSRQKQSHLEELLRTTDQLEEKKADKQMVESGIKADKGALESKVSRRQFDSATEELSAMFHELLSKVTGQEQEWRKVVDRLSTEMECKLNRMELDSVKKQLEDGWKNYHQKLQAEGSPEQDDAAGIKRQLVARFHCLSCDRPLVMHSPSLNLSSSDGSSSHQPVRPFTIYTQEQFRHHCRSQQLSEETDCSRLSVPRSCGGSHTVTSAKELRSILQPSKQHVQVEVDQSEEVDIIGLDGHVYKGRLNTPARNPETKLPTISTKDGKTKDKAKCSQHLKRSASPELPPPLSVRSAVCSRSASSTSGRDWPVSALGCTSRSSVTPASAAAESQAEPLDL